The following coding sequences lie in one Zingiber officinale cultivar Zhangliang chromosome 2B, Zo_v1.1, whole genome shotgun sequence genomic window:
- the LOC122046419 gene encoding protein TRIGALACTOSYLDIACYLGLYCEROL 5, chloroplastic-like, which translates to MDWNGGSEEKGLLWRLPTLKMKELGKLGPGIGFGAGCGVGFGIGLMGGAGLGAGFPGMQLGFGFGAGCGIGLGFGYGVGRGVAYDEYRRHSNVGKLFRGVRNNPSENYVEALFDELVESTRKLIKATSREIEKWR; encoded by the exons ATGGATTGGAACGGCGGCAGCGAGGAGAAGGGACTGCTGTGGCGGCTCCCAACGCTGAAGATGAAAGAGCTGGGAAAGCTGGGTCCTGGTATAGGTTTCGGCGCCGGTTGTGGCGTTGGCTTCGGCATCGGCCTCATGGGAG GTGCAGGATTGGGAGCTGGATTTCCTGGTATGCagcttggatttggatttggagcTGGATGTGGAATAGGTTTAGGTTTTGGTTATGGTGTTGGGAGAGGAGTTGCATATGACGAGTACCGAAGACATTCAAATGTTGGAAAGCTGTTTCGTGGTGTCCGAAACAATCCATCTGA GAATTATGTTGAGGCTCTGTTTGATGAACTTGTCGAAAGTACAAGAAAGCTGATAAAAGCAACTTCTAGAGAGATTGAGAAATGGAGATAA